The proteins below come from a single Methanobrevibacter millerae genomic window:
- a CDS encoding ABC transporter permease translates to MFETWDEKWFLLKQLVKRDFTTKYKESFLGIIWSFLNPLLIMIIFTVIFSVLFRREIRNFPVYFLTARIIYQFFVDATGGAMRSIRANRSILTKIFVPRYMFAISSICYEFINFLISLIILFGVMIVTGEHFHLMMFASIIPFIFLIIMIFGVGLILAVLNTYFSDIGHFYSIFALILMYASALFYPIEIVPANVQAIFTLNPLYIAISCFRDAIMYHVFPDILSLMYLAVFSVMLFGVGFLLFRIHEKKLVLQL, encoded by the coding sequence ATGTTTGAAACTTGGGATGAAAAATGGTTTTTATTAAAGCAATTAGTCAAAAGGGATTTCACTACAAAATATAAGGAATCTTTTTTAGGTATTATTTGGAGTTTTTTAAATCCATTATTAATCATGATTATTTTTACTGTGATATTTTCTGTTTTGTTTAGGCGGGAAATTCGTAATTTTCCAGTTTATTTTCTAACAGCCAGAATCATATATCAATTTTTTGTAGATGCTACTGGTGGCGCTATGAGATCTATTAGAGCTAATAGATCAATTTTAACTAAAATTTTTGTTCCAAGATATATGTTTGCTATTTCATCCATTTGTTATGAATTTATAAATTTTTTAATATCATTAATAATTTTATTTGGGGTCATGATAGTCACTGGCGAACATTTCCATTTAATGATGTTTGCTTCAATCATTCCATTTATTTTTCTTATCATAATGATTTTTGGTGTAGGTTTAATTTTAGCAGTATTAAACACATATTTCTCTGATATTGGACATTTTTATTCCATATTTGCTTTAATATTAATGTATGCTTCTGCTTTATTTTATCCAATTGAAATTGTACCTGCTAATGTTCAGGCTATTTTTACTTTAAATCCTTTATATATTGCAATATCATGTTTTAGGGATGCTATTATGTATCATGTATTTCCAGATATTTTGTCATTAATGTATCTTGCCGTATTTTCAGTAATGTTATTTGGTGTAGGATTTTTATTATTTAGAATTCATGAGAAAAAATTAGTTTTACAACTTTAA
- a CDS encoding ABC transporter ATP-binding protein yields MKKNNNYGLYFNSKQDGKKIINHHFNFNNIDDEKFKEEALFIYNSINEGKIDLNPDEKEEIFQELELILNHFNSSQSNEKSKDSLISKNLDNEINSYFRVNQNMSEKYSSSENSFNPHVESMALSNDSENKSLLEGNIDNKNNEKSYIGDFISVEDDVSGELSVVDVEDEEVPTDDEVFDEPLEINIEKELPIPEEGTDYVLEDATGEDVATNVVGEEPTETQKVLDEKSGELSVDDALNELVDDESSILNNDLVIEDSFDDSISVEDDVSDELSVVDVEDDVSDELSVVDVEDDVSDELSVDDALNGLIENYSSEVAIKVENLSMQFKVSKDKIDTLKELIIRTIKRNKSESKIVTALDGISFEIPKGDRVGVIGFNAAGKSTLLKVLAGVYDATGGTIETKGKIAPLLELGAGFDFNYTGKDNIFLYGAFLGYSEDFLKERYDEILEFSELGDAINYHVKTYSSGMRAKLAFSIATIVEPDILILDEILSVGDIKFRKKSSDKIRSLINSGITVLLVSHSVGQIRDLCNKAIWIDEGKLIMYGEVNEVCDAYIKAAANATKDQLENIQLN; encoded by the coding sequence ATGAAAAAAAATAATAATTATGGATTATATTTTAATTCAAAACAGGATGGAAAGAAAATTATTAATCACCATTTTAATTTTAATAATATTGATGATGAAAAGTTTAAAGAAGAAGCATTGTTTATTTATAATTCTATAAATGAAGGAAAAATAGATTTAAATCCTGATGAAAAAGAAGAAATATTTCAAGAACTAGAATTAATTTTAAATCATTTTAATTCATCCCAATCAAATGAAAAATCTAAAGATTCACTAATTTCTAAAAATTTGGATAATGAAATTAATTCATATTTTAGAGTTAATCAAAATATGTCTGAGAAATATTCTTCTTCTGAAAATAGTTTTAATCCCCATGTTGAATCCATGGCTTTAAGTAATGATTCTGAGAATAAATCTTTGTTGGAGGGGAATATTGATAATAAAAACAATGAAAAATCATATATTGGGGATTTCATTTCTGTGGAAGATGATGTTTCTGGTGAGTTATCTGTTGTTGATGTTGAAGATGAGGAAGTTCCTACTGATGATGAAGTATTTGATGAACCATTGGAGATTAACATTGAAAAAGAGTTACCAATTCCAGAGGAAGGTACGGATTATGTGCTGGAAGATGCTACTGGTGAAGATGTAGCAACTAATGTTGTGGGAGAGGAACCAACTGAAACACAGAAGGTGTTAGATGAAAAATCTGGTGAGTTATCTGTTGATGATGCATTAAATGAGTTAGTCGATGATGAATCTTCTATATTAAATAATGATTTAGTTATTGAAGATTCTTTTGATGATTCTATTTCTGTGGAAGATGATGTTTCTGATGAGTTATCTGTTGTTGATGTGGAAGATGATGTTTCTGATGAGTTATCTGTTGTTGATGTGGAAGATGATGTTTCTGATGAGTTATCTGTGGATGATGCATTAAATGGTTTAATTGAAAATTATTCTAGTGAAGTAGCGATTAAAGTTGAAAATTTATCAATGCAATTTAAAGTTTCTAAAGATAAAATTGATACATTAAAAGAACTAATTATTAGGACAATTAAACGAAATAAATCTGAATCTAAAATTGTTACTGCATTGGATGGTATTTCTTTTGAAATTCCTAAAGGGGATCGTGTGGGAGTCATTGGTTTTAATGCGGCTGGAAAAAGTACTCTTCTTAAAGTTTTAGCAGGTGTTTATGATGCTACTGGAGGTACTATTGAAACTAAAGGAAAAATTGCACCATTACTTGAATTAGGTGCAGGTTTTGATTTTAATTATACTGGGAAAGATAATATATTTTTATATGGTGCATTTTTAGGTTATTCTGAAGATTTTCTAAAAGAAAGATATGATGAAATATTAGAATTTTCAGAGTTAGGGGATGCAATTAATTATCATGTTAAAACATATTCTTCAGGTATGAGGGCAAAATTAGCTTTTTCAATTGCAACTATTGTTGAACCAGATATTTTAATATTGGATGAGATTCTATCTGTAGGAGATATTAAATTTAGAAAGAAAAGTTCTGATAAAATACGTTCTTTAATAAATTCTGGTATTACAGTTTTACTTGTTTCACATTCTGTTGGTCAAATAAGAGATTTATGTAATAAAGCAATTTGGATTGATGAAGGTAAATTAATAATGTATGGTGAAGTAAATGAAGTTTGTGATGCTTATATAAAAGCAGCAGCTAATGCTACTAAAGATCAATTAGAAAATATACAGTTGAATTAA
- the rplJ gene encoding 50S ribosomal protein L16, whose translation MVRAYTRRDYIRKTPNSRIVQYDMGNLREEFPVSVSLAVKKPAQIRHNSLEAARIASNRLMQRAAGRLGYHLKLRVYPHQIVRENPMATGAGADRVQSGMRNAFGKPISVEAIVKKDQRIITVDIQPKHFEEAKIALKRAGMKLPVPCKVVVDKGAELLK comes from the coding sequence ATGGTTCGTGCTTATACAAGAAGAGATTATATTAGAAAAACCCCAAATTCAAGAATCGTACAATACGATATGGGTAATTTAAGAGAAGAATTTCCAGTTTCAGTCAGTTTAGCTGTTAAAAAGCCAGCTCAAATTAGACACAATTCCTTAGAAGCAGCTCGTATTGCTTCAAACAGGTTAATGCAAAGGGCAGCCGGAAGGTTAGGTTATCACCTTAAGTTAAGAGTATACCCTCACCAAATCGTAAGGGAAAACCCAATGGCAACCGGCGCAGGTGCAGATAGGGTTCAATCCGGTATGAGAAACGCTTTCGGTAAACCTATCAGTGTTGAAGCTATTGTTAAAAAAGATCAAAGAATCATCACAGTTGATATTCAGCCAAAACACTTTGAAGAAGCAAAGATTGCATTGAAAAGGGCAGGTATGAAATTGCCAGTTCCTTGTAAAGTTGTTGTTGACAAAGGTGCAGAATTATTAAAATAG
- a CDS encoding glycosyltransferase, which yields MHKYKFSIITCFRNSENYIKKSLESIINQSIGFEENIQLILVNDGSTDYSMQIANEYVEKFPNNITLLFQNHLGISYARNLGLKHAEGKYINFLDIGGHLSENALKDIFDFFEENFDEIDVVFIPKNYIGRLNDTDETTLNFHESFIGNLERFPNNPLISISYSFIKYELINDYYFENNLICSEDLLLLNKLLLNKKTYGFIPLLNRKRQNLENILEKFSFNNKCYTYRIKKYYINLSKRCLAEYGNVPKFIQYSLLYDLLTVLKQPELNISENKCDFFRTLNEFLQFIDDDVIFDNEYVDEKLKYFILYLKYGDIDYEIHDFNVIAKIEGYTLDELNIHKFWYDKIELDDDNLHISAVFNSYFDIEDISIVAVKEKNGGYELFKAAFIENDKHKNTRFLSVDWSYAYPFNIKIPIDDLIDSKIRIRVNYHKNGDNTDFDWDNISFSYLDGNFTHNCIFSDYVNNFVKDDLRVSFEERSFFIKRGYKFSVVMAIYNTEDYVGEAIDSIINQSIGFEDNIQLILIDDGSTDNTNNILSEYQKQYPNNIILLTQENQGQATARNNGLKYVQGKYVNFLDSDDYLSEDALEKAFAFLEEHENEIDFASIRQKHFGRKDSQHMLNYRFNEGDRIIDLIEEPNNPQLACNAVFFKNNLFNKYKFPANVVSSEDAIMVNKILFEKKKYGVLEEPVYYYRKREDLTSTIDLVTTQKEFFTDKLKYYYLELINYSLEKEGEVLEFIQYMLAYDLQWMLQEPNVDILENETKISEFWYYLNHVINFIDYDVIVNNRNINIRLLKQFFIYLKNDDIYTEIAQNTALIKTKNYGLDDFQDHNIWLDIVEIHNGFFNISGLLYSHFNTNHVSIGAVKESLDGTYQYYGGKDVNYTSRQDLTYLGITWEYRHTFDIKVPISEGEVSNIKVKATYHINGDKTDFSKSNVITAFHNLDFNKHAGFSNTSNYLIKDSMMALFEDNKFLIRPYSYTRMIKYECDVLARIIKEHQNHFLSAVFYRFLYLISYPFVSRKHKKNPTFIFMDRIESADDNAFYLFKYAVSQKDNVNKYFALSKDSKDFSKVSKVGKVLKYDSFRHKMKYLFADKVISSHTYQSTINPFFTDDEEIYLYSSITKPDSYFLQHGVAKEDLSSWFSKYDKNVRLVLTSADSERESFLQEGYNYDEDIVKAFGLPRHDYLWSDDKKQILITPTWRKNLRGSKSLFMGSDYFKSLNELLHDEKLINVVEKYGFKIVFKPHPELERFVNDDERYLDLFEIDERIKIVNEVSYQKLFAESSLLITDFSSVFFDFTYLKKPLIYYQPNDDYHYEEDYFDYETMGFGDVITEKDILINKIEFYLNNGCIMEEEYQNRADTFFKHHDGKNSERIYDWIKNH from the coding sequence ATGCACAAGTATAAATTTTCTATTATTACATGTTTTCGCAATTCTGAAAATTATATAAAAAAATCTCTTGAATCTATAATTAACCAAAGTATAGGCTTTGAAGAAAATATTCAATTAATTCTGGTTAATGATGGAAGTACTGATTATTCGATGCAAATTGCTAATGAATATGTGGAAAAGTTTCCCAATAATATTACATTATTATTTCAAAATCATTTGGGAATATCTTATGCACGGAATTTAGGATTAAAACATGCTGAAGGTAAATACATTAATTTTTTAGATATTGGTGGCCATTTATCTGAAAATGCTTTGAAAGATATTTTTGATTTTTTTGAAGAAAATTTTGATGAAATCGATGTTGTTTTCATTCCCAAAAATTATATTGGTAGATTAAATGATACTGATGAAACTACTCTTAATTTTCATGAATCATTTATCGGGAATTTAGAAAGGTTTCCTAACAATCCTTTGATTTCTATTTCATATTCATTTATTAAATATGAGTTGATAAATGATTATTATTTTGAAAATAATTTAATATGTTCTGAAGATTTATTGTTATTAAATAAATTATTATTAAACAAAAAAACTTATGGATTTATTCCTTTATTAAATAGAAAAAGACAGAATTTAGAAAATATTTTAGAAAAATTTTCATTCAATAATAAATGTTACACATATCGTATTAAAAAATATTATATCAATCTTTCAAAAAGATGTTTAGCTGAATATGGTAATGTTCCTAAATTTATTCAATATTCATTACTCTATGATTTATTAACTGTTCTTAAACAACCAGAATTAAACATTTCAGAAAATAAATGTGATTTTTTTAGGACTTTAAATGAATTTTTACAGTTTATTGATGATGATGTAATCTTTGACAATGAATATGTTGATGAAAAATTGAAATACTTTATATTATATCTTAAATATGGGGATATTGATTATGAAATTCATGATTTCAATGTAATAGCTAAAATTGAGGGTTATACATTAGATGAATTAAATATTCATAAATTTTGGTATGATAAAATAGAACTGGATGATGATAATTTACATATTTCTGCAGTATTTAATAGTTATTTTGACATAGAGGATATTTCAATAGTCGCCGTTAAAGAAAAAAATGGTGGATATGAATTATTTAAAGCAGCATTTATTGAAAATGATAAACATAAAAATACTAGATTTTTATCTGTTGATTGGAGTTATGCTTATCCATTTAATATCAAAATCCCTATTGATGATTTAATCGATTCAAAAATAAGGATTCGTGTAAATTACCATAAGAATGGTGATAACACTGATTTTGATTGGGACAATATTTCTTTTTCATATTTGGATGGTAACTTTACCCATAACTGTATCTTTTCTGATTATGTAAATAATTTTGTTAAAGATGATTTAAGAGTATCTTTTGAGGAGAGATCTTTTTTCATTAAAAGGGGATATAAATTTTCAGTAGTAATGGCTATTTATAATACTGAAGACTATGTTGGTGAAGCTATTGATTCAATCATAAATCAAAGTATTGGATTTGAAGATAATATTCAATTAATTTTAATAGATGATGGAAGTACGGATAATACGAATAATATACTTTCAGAGTACCAAAAGCAATATCCAAATAATATTATTCTTTTAACTCAAGAAAATCAGGGCCAGGCAACTGCACGTAATAATGGATTAAAATATGTGCAAGGTAAGTATGTAAACTTCCTGGATAGTGATGATTATTTATCCGAAGATGCCTTGGAAAAAGCATTCGCATTTTTAGAAGAGCATGAAAATGAAATTGATTTTGCATCCATTCGCCAAAAGCATTTTGGTAGAAAAGATAGTCAACACATGTTAAATTATAGGTTTAATGAAGGGGATAGGATTATAGATTTAATCGAAGAACCCAATAATCCCCAGCTTGCTTGTAATGCAGTATTTTTTAAGAATAATTTATTTAATAAATACAAATTCCCTGCAAATGTTGTGTCTTCAGAAGATGCGATAATGGTGAATAAGATTTTATTCGAAAAGAAAAAATATGGTGTTTTAGAAGAACCTGTTTATTATTATAGGAAACGTGAGGATTTAACTTCTACAATAGATTTAGTAACCACTCAAAAGGAATTTTTCACGGATAAGTTAAAATATTATTATTTGGAATTAATAAATTATTCGCTTGAAAAAGAAGGTGAAGTTCTTGAATTCATTCAATATATGCTGGCATATGATTTACAGTGGATGTTACAAGAACCAAATGTTGATATTTTGGAAAATGAAACTAAAATAAGTGAATTTTGGTATTATTTAAATCATGTTATTAATTTCATAGATTATGATGTTATTGTAAATAATAGAAATATTAATATACGTTTATTAAAACAATTCTTTATTTATCTTAAAAATGATGATATTTACACGGAGATTGCTCAAAATACTGCATTAATAAAGACCAAAAATTATGGGTTAGATGATTTCCAAGACCATAATATTTGGTTAGATATAGTGGAAATTCATAATGGATTTTTTAATATTTCGGGATTATTATATTCTCATTTTAACACGAATCATGTTTCAATTGGTGCTGTTAAAGAATCTTTGGATGGGACATACCAGTATTATGGTGGAAAAGATGTTAACTACACTTCTCGCCAAGATTTAACTTATTTGGGTATTACTTGGGAGTATAGACATACTTTTGATATTAAAGTCCCTATTTCAGAAGGTGAAGTTTCTAATATTAAGGTTAAAGCAACATATCATATAAATGGTGATAAAACTGATTTTAGTAAATCAAATGTGATAACGGCTTTTCATAATTTGGATTTCAATAAACATGCAGGTTTTTCAAATACCAGTAATTATTTAATTAAAGATTCTATGATGGCTTTATTTGAAGACAATAAATTTTTAATACGTCCATATTCATATACTCGGATGATTAAATATGAATGTGATGTTTTAGCAAGAATAATTAAAGAACATCAGAATCATTTCTTATCTGCAGTATTTTATAGATTTTTATACTTAATTTCATACCCATTTGTTTCTCGCAAACATAAAAAGAATCCTACATTTATATTTATGGATAGAATTGAATCTGCTGATGATAATGCATTTTATCTTTTCAAATATGCAGTATCTCAAAAAGATAATGTGAATAAATATTTTGCATTATCTAAAGATAGTAAAGATTTCTCTAAAGTTTCTAAAGTGGGAAAAGTATTAAAATATGATTCATTTAGACATAAAATGAAATATCTTTTTGCAGATAAAGTTATATCTTCACATACTTATCAATCCACAATTAATCCATTTTTCACTGATGATGAGGAAATATATTTATATTCAAGCATAACAAAACCAGATTCATATTTCCTTCAACACGGGGTTGCAAAAGAGGATTTATCAAGTTGGTTTTCCAAATATGATAAAAATGTACGTTTAGTGTTAACCTCAGCAGATTCCGAGCGAGAATCATTTTTACAGGAAGGATATAATTATGATGAGGATATCGTAAAAGCATTTGGTCTTCCTCGTCATGATTATCTTTGGAGTGATGATAAAAAGCAAATCTTAATAACTCCAACGTGGAGAAAAAATTTAAGGGGATCTAAAAGTCTTTTTATGGGTTCTGATTATTTCAAATCATTAAATGAACTTTTACATGATGAAAAATTAATTAATGTTGTGGAAAAATATGGTTTTAAGATTGTTTTTAAACCTCATCCCGAATTAGAACGATTTGTTAATGATGATGAGAGATATTTGGATTTATTTGAAATTGATGAAAGAATTAAAATAGTTAATGAGGTATCTTATCAGAAATTATTTGCTGAATCATCTCTTTTAATAACTGATTTTTCATCAGTATTCTTTGATTTTACTTATTTGAAAAAACCGCTCATTTATTATCAGCCAAATGATGACTATCATTATGAAGAGGATTATTTTGATTATGAAACTATGGGATTTGGTGATGTAATCACAGAAAAAGATATTCTAATTAATAAAATTGAGTTTTATTTAAATAATGGTTGTATTATGGAAGAGGAATATCAAAATCGAGCAGATACATTTTTCAAACATCATGACGGTAAAAACTCTGAAAGAATCTATGATTGGATAAAAAATCATTAA
- a CDS encoding right-handed parallel beta-helix repeat-containing protein, with amino-acid sequence MKRKFNFAILIFLVFFISLSIVSAADSDNQTMLSTEKQSFGNLQSEIWSAENGETIVLECDYEWSEDDPTNGIAIYSTTKSVTIDGNGHTIDAKNSARIFFINEGADNIVIKNLNFINGNSNGGGAILWRGSNGILENNQFISNTGSEIGGAVYWDAPNGIIRNNQFNGNSATKQSGGGIYVSAKSTNIIITDNQFTNNKANTCGGGVGWSGAYGTLSNNVFTGNTVGESGGALYFDGANSKVYGNTFSNNQATGSGGAIYLKCDGVEFYQNTLTSNYANTGGAMRWNGNKGTATNNVFSNNRAGNNAGALFWNGHDAVLKYNQFTGNTAQTTSSGALMLNGNNFQVISNSFTRNSAQGYGGAIYTTGSDNKLIDNSFTQNSAAKNGGAFYFDGPNGQATNNRFVENSASGAGAIRWEGSGASITGNIFSGNRVTSGNIIYGDGSGATVSSNTFYNSKESDNCIRWNSGDARITNNVYKQGTPIDDSVVTISCNGLDKYYGGSERLEIAVLDKNNVGISNVDVIIYINGVSNTRTTDIEGKISMGINLNPGQYPTKITVNKYSKEKDVRVNVKSTISGNDAQGEYKNTQYSARFLNTNGNPLPDRQVEFNINGNPYKSTTNSNGLATLNVDLDCGNYIITAINPVNNEKISNNVQINPIASQTTISATTGADVAAIKAKINSTTASGKVIFTKDNDNYEVEVKNGEANLYIYDLQPGRYFARATYLGDKNHLGSDSEDIIFSVMEYEEVYLLTDNLTKYYKGPERLEMLIIDDNKSPVPNVNITIIINGQKMVRTTNDKGEASIAVNLNSGNYTANIVASKYNLTENVTIEIKSTIEGSDITKIHRNGTQYYATFRDTNGDYLEEGTTIKFNINGVFYERQILNDEGLARLNINLDQGEYILTAINPVNNEQHSNTITVIPRIVNNNDLVKYYRNDSQYYVTLLDDKGNPVKAGQEVTFNINGVFYQRKTNEDGVARLNINLAPGDYVITVNYKNCLVSNKIKVLPVLSAKNVKMNYKDGTKFIVKLVDGTGNAYAKQNIEFNVNGVFYIRTTNETGFASLNINLMPGEYIITSTYNGASISNKIIISP; translated from the coding sequence ATGAAGAGGAAGTTTAATTTCGCAATATTGATTTTTCTAGTATTTTTTATTTCATTATCCATTGTATCAGCGGCAGATAGCGATAATCAAACAATGCTGTCAACTGAAAAGCAAAGTTTTGGAAATCTTCAAAGCGAAATCTGGTCAGCTGAGAACGGAGAGACGATAGTACTGGAATGTGATTATGAATGGAGCGAAGATGATCCAACAAACGGCATTGCAATCTATTCAACAACCAAAAGTGTGACAATAGACGGCAATGGTCACACGATTGATGCAAAAAATTCAGCAAGGATATTTTTCATTAATGAGGGTGCAGACAACATTGTAATTAAAAATCTGAACTTCATCAATGGAAACTCAAACGGCGGAGGAGCCATCCTCTGGAGAGGAAGCAATGGAATTTTAGAAAACAATCAGTTCATCTCAAATACGGGAAGTGAAATCGGTGGTGCCGTATACTGGGATGCTCCGAACGGAATTATAAGAAACAATCAGTTTAATGGAAATTCCGCCACCAAGCAAAGCGGCGGTGGAATCTATGTCAGCGCCAAGTCAACCAACATTATAATAACAGACAACCAATTCACCAACAACAAGGCAAATACCTGCGGAGGTGGAGTTGGCTGGTCCGGAGCTTACGGAACATTATCCAACAACGTCTTTACAGGAAATACCGTAGGTGAAAGCGGAGGAGCACTCTACTTTGACGGAGCGAACAGCAAAGTTTATGGAAACACATTTTCAAATAATCAGGCAACAGGAAGCGGAGGAGCAATATACCTCAAATGTGACGGTGTTGAATTTTACCAGAACACATTGACCAGCAATTATGCAAATACCGGAGGTGCCATGAGATGGAACGGAAACAAGGGAACTGCAACCAATAACGTTTTCTCAAACAACAGAGCAGGCAACAATGCCGGCGCACTCTTTTGGAACGGCCATGATGCAGTTTTAAAATACAATCAGTTTACAGGAAACACCGCACAGACAACATCTTCAGGAGCTTTAATGCTTAACGGTAACAATTTCCAAGTGATTTCAAATTCATTTACAAGAAATTCAGCCCAGGGATACGGTGGAGCAATCTATACAACAGGAAGCGACAATAAGTTAATCGACAATTCATTTACGCAAAATAGCGCTGCCAAAAACGGGGGAGCATTCTACTTTGACGGACCGAACGGACAGGCAACCAACAATCGCTTTGTAGAAAACAGTGCAAGCGGTGCCGGAGCAATCAGATGGGAAGGAAGCGGTGCTTCAATAACCGGAAACATATTCAGCGGGAACAGAGTTACAAGCGGAAATATCATTTACGGTGACGGATCCGGTGCAACCGTAAGTTCAAACACATTCTATAACAGCAAGGAAAGCGACAATTGCATCAGATGGAACAGCGGCGATGCCCGAATCACAAACAATGTCTACAAACAGGGCACACCTATTGATGACAGCGTTGTAACAATTTCATGTAACGGTTTGGATAAATATTATGGAGGCTCTGAAAGACTGGAAATTGCCGTTTTAGACAAAAACAATGTCGGAATAAGCAATGTTGATGTAATCATTTACATTAATGGAGTTTCCAACACCAGAACAACCGACATTGAAGGAAAAATATCAATGGGAATCAACTTGAATCCCGGACAATACCCGACAAAGATTACTGTAAACAAATATAGTAAAGAAAAAGACGTTAGAGTAAACGTTAAATCAACAATTAGCGGAAACGATGCACAGGGAGAGTATAAAAACACCCAATACAGTGCAAGATTTTTAAATACAAACGGCAATCCCTTGCCTGACAGACAGGTTGAATTCAACATTAACGGCAACCCATACAAATCAACGACCAACAGCAACGGTCTTGCAACATTAAATGTTGATTTGGACTGCGGAAATTATATAATCACTGCAATCAATCCTGTAAACAATGAAAAAATATCAAATAATGTTCAAATTAATCCGATTGCTTCACAAACGACAATAAGCGCAACAACCGGTGCGGATGTGGCTGCCATAAAGGCAAAAATCAACTCAACAACCGCTTCAGGAAAAGTCATTTTCACAAAAGACAATGACAATTACGAAGTAGAAGTCAAAAACGGCGAAGCAAATCTTTACATTTATGACCTTCAGCCTGGAAGGTACTTTGCAAGGGCAACCTACCTTGGAGACAAGAACCACTTGGGATCTGATTCCGAGGACATCATATTCAGCGTCATGGAGTATGAAGAGGTATACCTGCTTACAGATAATCTTACAAAATACTATAAAGGTCCTGAAAGGCTGGAAATGCTCATAATTGATGACAACAAGTCCCCCGTGCCTAATGTTAATATTACTATCATCATTAACGGCCAGAAAATGGTCAGGACAACCAACGATAAGGGAGAAGCTTCAATAGCAGTTAACTTGAACTCCGGAAACTATACTGCAAACATTGTCGCTTCAAAATATAACCTGACGGAAAACGTAACTATCGAAATCAAATCCACAATTGAAGGCTCAGACATTACCAAAATCCACAGAAACGGCACACAATACTATGCCACATTCAGAGACACAAATGGAGATTATCTGGAGGAAGGAACAACAATCAAGTTCAACATAAATGGAGTGTTCTATGAAAGGCAAATCCTTAATGATGAAGGTCTGGCAAGGCTAAACATCAATCTGGATCAGGGAGAATATATCCTAACGGCAATCAATCCTGTAAACAATGAACAGCACTCAAACACAATTACAGTCATTCCAAGAATTGTTAACAACAATGATTTGGTCAAATACTACAGAAACGACTCCCAGTATTACGTTACATTGCTTGACGACAAGGGAAATCCTGTAAAGGCAGGTCAGGAAGTAACATTCAACATAAATGGAGTGTTCTATCAGCGAAAGACCAATGAAGATGGAGTTGCAAGGCTTAACATCAATCTAGCTCCAGGAGATTACGTCATCACGGTAAACTACAAAAACTGCCTTGTTTCAAATAAAATCAAGGTATTACCAGTATTATCTGCCAAAAATGTGAAAATGAACTACAAGGACGGCACCAAATTCATAGTTAAGCTTGTTGACGGTACAGGCAATGCTTATGCCAAACAGAACATTGAATTCAATGTGAATGGAGTGTTCTACATAAGAACAACCAATGAAACAGGATTTGCAAGCCTGAACATTAACCTGATGCCCGGCGAATACATCATAACTTCAACTTATAATGGTGCAAGCATTTCAAATAAAATAATTATTAGCCCATAG